A single region of the Pseudomonas mandelii genome encodes:
- the rimK gene encoding 30S ribosomal protein S6--L-glutamate ligase: MKIAVLSRNPRLYSTRRLVEAGTERGHEMVVIDTLRAYMNIASHKPQIHYRGKPLEGFDAVIPRIGASVTFYGCAVLRQFEMMGVFPLNESVAIARSRDKLRSLQLLSRRGIGLPVTGFAHSPDDIPDLIDMVNGAPLVIKVLEGTQGIGVVLCETATAAESVIEAFMGLKQNIMVQEYIKEAGGADIRCFVVGDKVIAAMKRQAKPGEFRSNLHRGGSASLIKITPEERMTALRAAKVMGLAVAGVDILRSNHGPLVMEVNSSPGLEGIETTTGKNVAGIIIEHLEKNGGPNMTRTKGKG, from the coding sequence ATGAAGATCGCTGTGCTGTCGCGGAACCCGCGTCTGTATTCCACTCGTCGTCTGGTCGAAGCCGGTACCGAGCGTGGACATGAAATGGTGGTGATCGACACCCTGCGCGCCTATATGAACATTGCCAGCCACAAACCGCAGATCCATTACCGCGGCAAGCCGCTGGAAGGTTTCGACGCGGTGATCCCGCGGATCGGTGCGTCTGTGACGTTTTATGGCTGCGCGGTGTTGCGTCAGTTCGAAATGATGGGGGTTTTCCCGCTCAATGAATCGGTGGCCATCGCCCGTTCGCGGGACAAACTACGGTCACTGCAATTGCTCTCGCGCCGCGGCATCGGCTTGCCGGTGACCGGGTTTGCGCACTCACCGGATGATATTCCCGACCTGATCGACATGGTCAACGGCGCACCGCTGGTGATCAAGGTGCTGGAAGGTACGCAAGGCATCGGTGTGGTGTTGTGTGAAACGGCGACGGCGGCAGAGTCGGTGATTGAGGCCTTCATGGGCCTGAAGCAGAACATCATGGTTCAGGAATACATCAAGGAAGCCGGGGGCGCGGACATTCGCTGCTTCGTGGTGGGCGACAAGGTGATCGCGGCGATGAAGCGCCAGGCCAAGCCTGGGGAGTTCCGCTCCAACCTGCATCGCGGTGGCAGTGCCAGCCTGATCAAGATCACCCCGGAAGAACGCATGACCGCGTTGCGGGCGGCCAAGGTCATGGGGCTGGCGGTGGCGGGCGTGGATATCCTGCGTTCCAATCACGGGCCGCTGGTGATGGAAGTGAACTCGTCGCCAGGGCTGGAAGGGATCGAGACCACCACCGGGAAGAATGTGGCGGGGATCATCATCGAGCATCTTGAGAAGAATGGCGGGCCGAATATGACGCGCACCAAAGGCAAGGGCTGA
- a CDS encoding ATP-binding protein, with translation MKTPVWFPQSFFSRTLWLVLIVVLFSKALTLVYLLMNEDVLVDRQYSHGVALTLRAYWAADEKNREKIADAATLIRVVGAGVPEGEQHWPYSEIYQRQMQAELGADTEVRLRMHSPPALWVRAPSLGDGWLKVPLYPHPLRGQKIWNVLGWFLAIGLLSTASAWIFVSQLNQPLKRLVYAARQLGQGRSVRLPISDTPSEMTEVYRAFNQMAEDVEQAGRERELMLAGVSHDLRTPLTRLRLSLELMGDHNDLTDAMVRDIEDMDAILDQFLAFIRDGRDESVEEVDLIDLVREVAAPYNQNEEKVRLRLEPIQAFPLRRVSMKRLLNNLIGNALHHAGSGVEVAAYVSGDTSAPYVVLSVMDRGAGIDPSELEAIFNPFTRGDRARGGKGTGLGLAIVKRIASMHGGNVELRNRPGGGLEARVRLPLGLMLPRDAV, from the coding sequence ATGAAAACCCCCGTTTGGTTCCCCCAGAGTTTCTTCTCCCGCACCCTGTGGCTGGTGCTGATCGTCGTCCTGTTTTCCAAGGCACTGACCCTGGTTTATCTGTTGATGAACGAAGACGTGCTGGTGGACCGCCAATACAGCCACGGTGTCGCCCTGACGCTGCGCGCTTATTGGGCCGCTGATGAAAAGAACCGAGAGAAAATCGCTGATGCTGCCACCCTGATCCGGGTCGTGGGCGCGGGTGTGCCGGAAGGCGAGCAACATTGGCCTTACAGCGAGATCTATCAGCGGCAGATGCAGGCTGAGTTGGGTGCCGACACCGAAGTTCGATTACGCATGCACTCACCGCCGGCCCTGTGGGTTCGGGCACCTAGCCTGGGCGATGGCTGGCTGAAAGTGCCGCTGTATCCGCATCCGTTGCGCGGCCAGAAAATCTGGAACGTGCTCGGCTGGTTCCTTGCTATCGGCTTGCTGTCCACCGCCTCGGCGTGGATCTTCGTCAGCCAGCTCAATCAACCCTTGAAACGTCTGGTGTATGCCGCACGGCAACTCGGCCAGGGGCGCAGCGTGCGCCTGCCGATCAGTGACACGCCGAGCGAGATGACCGAGGTGTATCGCGCCTTCAACCAGATGGCTGAAGACGTCGAGCAGGCCGGTCGCGAGCGCGAGCTGATGCTGGCCGGGGTGTCACACGACCTGCGTACACCGCTGACCCGTTTGCGCTTGTCCCTGGAATTGATGGGCGACCACAACGACCTCACCGACGCGATGGTGCGTGACATCGAAGACATGGACGCGATCCTCGACCAGTTCCTCGCGTTTATCCGCGATGGTCGTGACGAGTCTGTCGAGGAAGTGGACCTGATTGACCTGGTTCGTGAAGTCGCTGCGCCGTATAACCAGAACGAAGAAAAAGTGCGTCTGCGCCTGGAACCGATCCAGGCGTTTCCCCTGCGTAGGGTGTCGATGAAGCGGTTGCTGAACAATTTGATCGGCAACGCTTTGCACCATGCTGGCAGCGGGGTTGAGGTGGCGGCTTATGTCTCCGGTGATACCAGCGCGCCGTATGTGGTGCTGAGCGTCATGGACCGTGGGGCAGGGATCGATCCGTCGGAACTGGAGGCGATCTTCAACCCGTTCACTCGGGGTGATCGTGCCAGGGGCGGGAAGGGGACAGGACTTGGACTGGCCATCGTGAAGCGGATCGCTTCGATGCATGGCGGGAATGTCGAGTTGCGCAATCGGCCGGGTGGCGGGCTTGAAGCTCGGGTGCGGTTGCCGCTTGGGCTTATGTTGCCGCGGGATGCGGTTTAA
- the ompR gene encoding osmolarity response regulator transcription factor OmpR codes for MSSTANNAEGEKILIVDDDPGLSSLLERFFVSKGYRARAVPNTEQMDRLLAREVFNLVVLDLMLPGEDGLTACRRLRTANNQIPIIMLTAKGDELSRIKGLELGADDYLAKPFNPDELMARVKAVLRRQSTPVPGAPGSEDESVTFGDYELSLATRELKRGDEVHMLTTGEFAVLKALVMNARQPLTRDKLMNLARGREWDALERSIDVQISRLRRMIEPDPSKPRYIQTVWGVGYVFVPDGAATK; via the coding sequence ATGAGCAGCACTGCAAACAATGCTGAAGGCGAAAAAATTCTTATTGTTGACGACGATCCAGGGCTGAGCAGCCTGCTGGAACGCTTTTTCGTCAGCAAGGGCTACCGCGCCCGCGCCGTGCCGAACACCGAACAAATGGATCGCCTGCTGGCGCGTGAAGTGTTCAACCTGGTCGTCCTCGACCTGATGCTGCCCGGCGAAGACGGTCTGACCGCCTGCCGCCGGCTGCGCACGGCGAACAATCAGATCCCGATCATCATGCTGACCGCCAAGGGCGATGAGCTGAGCCGCATCAAGGGCCTGGAACTGGGCGCCGACGATTACCTGGCCAAGCCCTTCAACCCGGATGAGCTGATGGCCCGTGTCAAAGCGGTCCTGCGCCGTCAGTCGACACCTGTGCCGGGCGCACCGGGCAGCGAAGACGAAAGCGTGACCTTCGGTGACTACGAACTGTCCCTGGCCACCCGCGAACTCAAGCGCGGTGACGAAGTGCACATGCTGACCACCGGTGAATTCGCGGTGCTCAAGGCCTTGGTCATGAACGCGCGTCAGCCACTGACTCGCGACAAGCTGATGAACCTGGCTCGTGGCCGTGAATGGGATGCGCTGGAGCGTTCCATCGACGTGCAGATTTCCCGTCTGCGCCGGATGATCGAGCCTGACCCATCCAAACCGCGTTACATCCAGACGGTCTGGGGCGTGGGCTACGTGTTCGTTCCGGATGGCGCCGCCACCAAGTGA
- a CDS encoding Tex family protein, with translation MDSINSRIAEELGVRPQQVEAAVALLDEGSTVPFIARYRKEVTGSLDDIQLRHLEERLRYLRELDERRISILASIQEQGKLTPQLERDIKLADTKTRLEDLYLPYKQKRRTKGQIALEAGLGELADGLFNDPTLTPDAEAARFVDAEKGVADVKAALEGAKYILMERFAEDAGLLDKLRSYLKQEATLSARVIAGKEEEGAKFRDYFEHDEPLKSMPSHRALAIFRGRNEGILSSALKVGDELPGTMHPCEGMIGQQFGIQNQNRAADKWLGEVVRWTWKVKLYTHLETDLLGELRDGAETEAINVFAHNLHDLLLSAPAGPRATLGLDPGLRTGCKVAVVDSTGKLLDHATVYPHVPHNKWDQTIAILAALCAKHAVDLIAIGNGTASRETDKLAAELIKKYPAMKMTKVMVSEAGASVYSASELASKEFPDLDVSIRGAVSIARRLQDPLAELVKIDPKSIGVGQYQHDVSQLKLARGLDAVVEDCVNAVGVDVNTASVALLARISGLNATLAQNIVSHRDEHGAFKTRAALKKVARLGEKTFEQAAGFLRVMNGDNPLDSSAVHPEAYPLVQRIAAETDRDIRSLIGDASFLKRLDPKKYTDETFGLPTVTDILQELEKPGRDPRPEFKTAEFQEGVEDLKDLQLGMILEGVVTNVTNFGAFVDIGVHQDGLVHISALSEKFIKDPREAVKAGDVVKVKVMEVDIPRKRVGLSMRMSDTPGEKIDGARGARPGSAPRQSQNNAPRKETTAAAPANNAMASLFANAKQLKKR, from the coding sequence ATGGACAGCATCAACAGCCGCATCGCCGAGGAACTCGGTGTACGCCCACAACAGGTCGAAGCGGCCGTCGCGCTACTCGATGAAGGCTCTACCGTTCCCTTCATCGCCCGTTACCGGAAAGAAGTGACCGGCAGCCTCGATGACATCCAGTTGCGTCATCTGGAAGAGCGTCTGCGCTACCTGCGAGAACTCGACGAACGGCGTATCAGCATCCTTGCCAGCATTCAGGAGCAAGGCAAGCTGACCCCGCAACTCGAACGCGACATCAAACTCGCCGACACCAAGACCCGCCTGGAAGACTTGTACTTGCCGTACAAGCAGAAGCGCCGCACCAAGGGCCAGATCGCCCTGGAAGCCGGCCTCGGCGAGCTGGCCGACGGCCTGTTCAACGACCCGACCCTGACGCCAGACGCCGAAGCCGCACGCTTCGTTGACGCCGAAAAAGGCGTGGCCGATGTGAAGGCGGCCCTCGAAGGCGCCAAATACATCCTGATGGAACGCTTCGCCGAAGACGCCGGCCTCCTGGACAAGCTGCGCAGCTACCTCAAGCAGGAAGCGACCCTCAGTGCCCGCGTCATCGCCGGCAAGGAAGAGGAAGGCGCCAAGTTCCGCGACTACTTCGAACACGACGAACCGCTGAAAAGCATGCCGTCGCACCGCGCGCTGGCGATTTTCCGTGGCCGCAACGAAGGCATCCTGAGTTCGGCGCTGAAAGTCGGCGACGAGCTGCCGGGCACCATGCACCCGTGCGAAGGCATGATCGGCCAGCAATTCGGCATCCAGAACCAGAACCGCGCCGCCGACAAATGGCTGGGCGAAGTGGTGCGCTGGACCTGGAAGGTCAAGCTCTACACCCACCTCGAAACCGATTTGCTCGGCGAGTTGCGCGATGGCGCGGAAACCGAAGCGATCAACGTGTTCGCCCACAACCTGCACGACTTGCTGCTGTCGGCCCCGGCCGGCCCGCGTGCCACCCTGGGCCTCGACCCGGGCCTGCGCACCGGTTGCAAGGTCGCCGTGGTCGATTCCACCGGCAAGCTGCTGGATCACGCCACGGTGTACCCGCACGTGCCGCACAACAAATGGGACCAGACCATCGCGATTCTGGCAGCCCTGTGCGCCAAGCATGCCGTGGACCTGATCGCCATTGGCAACGGCACCGCCAGCCGTGAAACCGACAAGCTCGCCGCTGAGCTGATCAAAAAATACCCAGCGATGAAGATGACCAAGGTCATGGTCTCCGAGGCCGGTGCATCGGTTTACTCGGCGTCGGAACTGGCTTCCAAGGAATTCCCGGACCTCGACGTGTCGATCCGTGGCGCCGTGTCGATTGCCCGCCGCTTGCAGGATCCGCTGGCCGAACTGGTGAAGATCGATCCGAAATCCATCGGCGTCGGCCAGTACCAGCACGACGTGTCGCAGCTGAAACTGGCGCGTGGCCTGGATGCCGTGGTCGAGGACTGCGTGAACGCCGTGGGCGTGGACGTCAACACCGCCTCCGTGGCGCTGCTCGCCCGCATCTCCGGCCTCAACGCGACCCTGGCGCAGAACATCGTCAGCCACCGCGACGAGCACGGCGCGTTCAAAACCCGTGCGGCGTTGAAGAAAGTCGCTCGTCTGGGCGAGAAAACCTTCGAACAGGCGGCCGGTTTCCTGCGCGTCATGAACGGCGACAATCCGCTGGATTCGTCGGCGGTTCACCCGGAAGCCTATCCGCTGGTGCAGCGCATTGCCGCTGAGACCGACCGTGACATTCGCTCGTTGATCGGCGACGCGAGTTTCCTCAAGCGTCTCGACCCGAAGAAGTACACCGACGAAACCTTTGGTCTGCCAACGGTCACCGACATTCTGCAAGAGCTGGAAAAACCGGGCCGTGACCCGCGTCCGGAGTTCAAGACCGCCGAGTTCCAGGAAGGCGTCGAAGACCTCAAGGATCTGCAACTGGGGATGATCCTCGAAGGCGTCGTCACCAACGTGACCAACTTCGGCGCGTTCGTCGACATCGGCGTGCATCAGGACGGTTTGGTGCACATCTCTGCGCTTTCGGAGAAGTTCATCAAGGATCCGCGCGAAGCGGTAAAGGCCGGAGACGTGGTGAAAGTGAAGGTCATGGAAGTCGATATCCCGCGTAAACGCGTGGGTCTGTCGATGCGCATGAGCGACACCCCGGGCGAGAAAATCGACGGCGCTCGTGGTGCACGTCCGGGGTCGGCGCCACGCCAGTCCCAGAACAACGCACCGCGTAAGGAAACCACGGCGGCGGCCCCGGCCAACAACGCCATGGCATCGTTGTTTGCCAACGCCAAGCAGTTGAAGAAACGCTGA
- a CDS encoding PaaI family thioesterase — protein MEIPAGLTESAFFKLLGCRLHSLEAGVAQVALGLAPELRNRGGKLHGGALFSLVDIAMGLACSSTHGFDQQSATIECKINYIRAVSDGEVMCTARVIHPGRRTLVVEADVMQGDKLVAKAQGTFAVL, from the coding sequence ATGGAGATCCCTGCCGGGCTGACCGAAAGCGCTTTTTTCAAGCTGCTGGGATGTCGCTTGCACAGTCTGGAAGCCGGGGTGGCGCAAGTCGCCCTGGGGCTTGCGCCAGAGCTGCGCAATCGCGGCGGCAAGCTGCACGGCGGGGCCTTGTTCAGTCTGGTGGACATTGCCATGGGGCTGGCCTGTTCCAGCACCCACGGCTTTGACCAGCAGAGCGCGACCATCGAGTGCAAGATCAACTACATTCGCGCCGTTTCCGACGGTGAAGTAATGTGCACGGCGCGGGTGATTCACCCGGGCCGGCGCACGCTGGTGGTCGAAGCCGACGTGATGCAAGGCGACAAACTCGTCGCAAAAGCACAAGGCACGTTCGCTGTCCTGTAG
- the gshA gene encoding glutamate--cysteine ligase: protein MSELLNRRLALLGERANLSLLEQCLHGIERECLRVTGEGRLAQTPHPEALGSALTNEQITTDYSESLLEFITPALPDPADTLASLDKIHRFAYSKLGNEFLWSPSMPCPLPAEEDIPIAYYGTSNIGQLKYVYRKGLALRYGKTMQCIAGIHYNFSLPEKLWPLLKEAEGFVGTDRDYQSSAYIALIRNFRRYSWLLMYLFGASPALDAGFLRGRSHQLEQLDPDTLYLPYATSLRMSDLGYQSNAQAGLTPCYNDLASYTDSLRKAVATPYAPYVEIGTHQDGEWVQLNTNILQIENEYYSNIRPKRVTYTGERPIQALVARGIQYVEVRCLDINPFLPMGIDLPESRFLDAFLLYCALNDSPLLTNTSCGNATSNFLSVVKEGRRPGLQLQRDGQPVDLKEWAGELLEKIAPLAALLDQSHGGDAHSKALDVQMEKVKDSSRTPSAQVLAAMAEHKESFAQFSLRQSQAHAEFFRSEPLNSEDQAKFEERARSSLAEQVALEQNEVGDFDVFVGSYQASILAISN, encoded by the coding sequence TTGAGCGAACTTCTCAACCGCCGCCTGGCTCTGCTTGGCGAGCGCGCTAACCTCTCTCTGCTCGAACAGTGCCTTCACGGCATCGAACGTGAATGCCTGCGCGTGACCGGCGAAGGTCGCCTGGCGCAAACGCCGCACCCGGAAGCATTGGGTTCCGCGCTGACCAATGAACAAATCACCACCGACTATTCCGAGTCGCTGCTGGAATTCATTACCCCGGCCCTGCCAGACCCAGCCGATACGCTGGCGAGCCTGGACAAGATTCACCGTTTTGCCTACAGCAAGCTCGGCAACGAGTTTCTGTGGAGTCCATCGATGCCGTGCCCGTTGCCGGCCGAGGAAGACATCCCGATCGCCTATTACGGCACGTCCAACATCGGTCAGCTCAAGTACGTCTACCGCAAGGGCCTGGCCCTGCGTTACGGCAAGACCATGCAGTGCATCGCCGGGATTCACTACAACTTTTCCCTGCCGGAAAAGCTCTGGCCACTGCTTAAAGAGGCTGAAGGCTTTGTCGGCACCGACCGCGACTATCAGTCGTCAGCCTACATTGCGCTGATCCGCAACTTCCGCCGCTACAGCTGGCTACTGATGTACCTGTTCGGCGCCTCCCCTGCGCTGGACGCCGGTTTCCTGCGCGGTCGTTCGCACCAGTTGGAGCAACTGGACCCGGACACCTTGTACCTGCCATACGCCACCAGCCTGCGCATGAGTGACCTGGGTTACCAGAGCAACGCCCAGGCCGGCTTGACGCCGTGCTACAACGATCTGGCCAGCTACACCGACAGCCTGCGCAAAGCGGTCGCCACGCCGTATGCACCGTATGTCGAAATCGGTACGCATCAGGACGGTGAGTGGGTTCAGCTCAACACCAACATCCTGCAGATCGAAAACGAGTACTACTCCAACATCCGCCCGAAGCGCGTGACCTACACCGGCGAACGGCCGATCCAGGCGCTGGTGGCCCGCGGCATTCAGTACGTCGAAGTGCGTTGCCTGGACATCAATCCGTTCCTGCCGATGGGCATCGATTTGCCAGAGTCGCGCTTCCTCGACGCGTTCCTGCTGTATTGCGCGCTGAACGACAGCCCGCTGCTGACCAATACTTCGTGCGGCAACGCGACCTCGAACTTCCTCAGCGTGGTCAAGGAAGGTCGTCGTCCGGGCCTGCAACTGCAGCGTGACGGTCAACCGGTCGACCTGAAGGAATGGGCCGGCGAATTGTTGGAAAAAATAGCTCCGCTCGCGGCGCTGCTTGATCAAAGCCATGGCGGCGATGCCCACAGCAAGGCGTTGGACGTGCAGATGGAGAAGGTCAAGGATTCGTCGCGCACACCTTCAGCACAAGTGCTGGCGGCCATGGCAGAACACAAGGAGAGCTTTGCCCAGTTCTCCCTGCGCCAGAGCCAGGCGCATGCGGAGTTTTTCCGCAGCGAGCCGTTGAATAGCGAAGATCAGGCGAAGTTTGAAGAACGCGCACGCTCCTCGCTGGCAGAGCAGGTGGCGCTGGAGCAGAACGAAGTCGGCGATTTCGATGTGTTTGTCGGGTCGTATCAGGCGAGCATTCTGGCGATCAGCAACTAA
- the tauA gene encoding taurine ABC transporter substrate-binding protein, with amino-acid sequence MKLNFSLRLLAAASLAAASLFAQAADVTVAYQTTVDPAKVAQADGAYEKATNAKIDWRKFDNGADIIAAIASGDVQIGYLGSSPLTAAITRKVPVETFLIATQIGAAEALVAREGSGIKTPQDLIGKKIAVPFVSTGHYSLLAALKHWNIDPSKVTVLNLAPPAIIAAWKRGDIDATYVWDPALGVAKENGKVLITSGELAKFGAPTFDAWIVRKDFAEKHPEIVTAFAKVTLDAYADYRKDPKAWLANQSNVDKLVKLSGAKASDIPLLLQGNVFPLAADQVITLGAPTTKAITDTAAFLKEQGKVEAVLPDYAPYVSAKYITN; translated from the coding sequence ATGAAACTGAATTTCTCTCTTCGCCTCTTGGCGGCCGCGTCTCTGGCTGCTGCGAGTTTGTTTGCCCAGGCGGCTGACGTGACCGTCGCCTACCAGACCACGGTTGACCCGGCAAAGGTCGCCCAGGCCGACGGCGCTTACGAAAAAGCCACCAACGCCAAGATCGACTGGCGCAAATTCGACAACGGCGCCGACATCATCGCCGCCATCGCTTCCGGCGACGTGCAGATCGGCTACCTCGGTTCCAGCCCCCTGACGGCGGCCATCACCCGCAAAGTCCCGGTAGAAACCTTCCTCATTGCCACCCAGATCGGCGCGGCTGAAGCCCTGGTCGCCCGCGAAGGCTCCGGGATCAAGACTCCGCAAGACCTGATCGGCAAAAAAATCGCCGTGCCGTTCGTTTCCACCGGCCACTACAGCCTGCTGGCGGCGCTCAAGCACTGGAACATCGATCCGTCGAAGGTCACCGTGCTCAACCTCGCTCCGCCCGCCATCATCGCTGCGTGGAAACGCGGTGATATCGACGCCACTTACGTGTGGGACCCAGCCCTCGGAGTCGCCAAGGAAAACGGCAAAGTGCTGATTACCTCCGGCGAGCTGGCCAAGTTCGGCGCTCCGACTTTCGATGCCTGGATCGTGCGTAAGGACTTCGCCGAGAAGCACCCGGAAATCGTCACTGCGTTCGCCAAAGTGACCCTCGACGCCTACGCCGATTACCGCAAAGACCCGAAAGCCTGGCTGGCCAATCAAAGCAACGTGGACAAGCTTGTCAAACTGTCGGGCGCCAAGGCCAGCGACATTCCGTTGTTGCTGCAAGGCAACGTCTTCCCGCTGGCGGCTGACCAAGTGATCACCCTCGGCGCACCGACCACCAAGGCCATTACCGACACCGCCGCCTTCCTCAAGGAACAAGGCAAGGTCGAGGCCGTGCTGCCGGACTACGCCCCTTACGTCAGCGCCAAGTACATCACCAACTGA
- the tauB gene encoding taurine ABC transporter ATP-binding subunit: protein MALLQLERISAQYPGAAEPVLADISLSLGPQQLLVALGPSGSGKTSLLNLIAGFVEPSAGRITLDGVPVKGPSAERGVVFQDDALLPWQNVLANVGFGLELAGIAREKRELRAQEMLALVDLSGFESRRIWQLSGGQKQRVGLARALAADPRVLLMDEPFGALDAFTREQMQELLLQVWQRTAKPVFLITHDIEEAVFLATDLILLAPDPGQIVERLSLDFGQRYAAGESARSIKSDPRFIETREHVLAKVFSQRSTAQRQERA, encoded by the coding sequence ATGGCTTTGCTACAGCTGGAGCGCATCAGCGCACAGTACCCCGGCGCCGCCGAACCGGTACTGGCGGATATTTCCCTGAGCCTGGGCCCCCAGCAGTTGCTGGTAGCCCTCGGCCCGTCCGGCAGTGGCAAGACTTCGCTGTTGAACTTGATTGCCGGTTTCGTCGAACCCAGCGCCGGGCGCATCACCCTTGACGGCGTGCCGGTCAAAGGCCCGAGCGCCGAACGCGGCGTGGTGTTTCAGGACGACGCCTTGCTGCCCTGGCAGAATGTGCTGGCCAACGTCGGTTTTGGCCTGGAGCTGGCCGGCATTGCGCGGGAAAAACGTGAACTGCGCGCTCAGGAAATGCTCGCACTGGTGGACCTTTCCGGCTTCGAAAGTCGCCGCATCTGGCAGCTCTCGGGTGGCCAGAAGCAACGTGTCGGCCTGGCCCGCGCGCTGGCCGCCGACCCGCGCGTTTTGCTGATGGACGAACCCTTCGGCGCCCTCGACGCCTTCACCCGCGAACAGATGCAGGAGCTGCTGCTGCAAGTCTGGCAGCGCACCGCCAAACCGGTTTTCCTGATTACCCACGACATCGAAGAAGCGGTGTTCCTCGCCACGGACCTGATTCTGCTGGCGCCTGATCCGGGACAAATCGTCGAGCGCCTGAGCCTGGATTTCGGTCAGCGGTATGCGGCCGGTGAGTCCGCTCGCTCGATCAAGTCCGACCCGCGCTTCATCGAAACTCGCGAACACGTACTCGCCAAAGTGTTCTCCCAACGCAGCACCGCCCAGCGGCAGGAGCGCGCATGA
- the tauC gene encoding taurine ABC transporter permease TauC, with product MSSYQIPAVAVKPGSTDIPSRRSLSTRWISVLTLVALVVIWWAVTATGMIEPLFLPPPSAVLQKGWLLVTSGYMDSTLWQHLGASLSRIGLGLGFAVLTAVPIGIAIGHNRIARGVLDPLIEFYRPIPPLAYLPLIVIWCGIGELSKVLLIYLAIFAPIAIATATGVRTVDPAKLRAAQSLGATRAQLIRHVILPSALPDILTGVRIGLGVGWSTLVAAELIAATSGLGFMVQSAAQFLVTDVVVLGILVIALIAFAMEMGLRALQRKLVPWHGQAH from the coding sequence ATGAGCAGCTATCAAATTCCCGCCGTCGCGGTTAAACCGGGTTCCACGGACATCCCGTCACGTCGCAGCCTCAGCACTCGGTGGATCAGCGTGCTGACGCTGGTGGCGCTGGTTGTCATTTGGTGGGCCGTCACCGCCACAGGGATGATCGAACCGCTGTTCCTGCCACCACCGTCCGCCGTGCTGCAAAAGGGCTGGCTGCTGGTGACCAGCGGCTACATGGATTCAACGTTGTGGCAGCACTTGGGGGCCAGTCTCAGCCGTATCGGTCTGGGCCTTGGTTTCGCGGTGCTGACCGCCGTGCCCATCGGCATCGCCATCGGCCATAACCGCATCGCCCGCGGCGTGCTCGATCCGTTGATCGAATTCTACCGGCCGATTCCACCGCTGGCTTACCTGCCGCTGATCGTGATCTGGTGCGGCATCGGTGAGCTGTCGAAAGTCTTGCTGATCTACCTGGCGATTTTCGCCCCGATTGCCATCGCCACTGCAACTGGCGTGCGCACGGTTGACCCGGCCAAACTGCGCGCCGCGCAGTCGCTGGGTGCGACCCGGGCGCAATTGATTCGCCATGTGATTCTGCCGAGCGCCTTGCCGGATATTTTGACTGGCGTGCGCATCGGCCTCGGTGTGGGTTGGTCGACGCTGGTTGCCGCCGAATTGATCGCCGCCACCAGCGGTTTGGGTTTTATGGTGCAGTCGGCCGCGCAATTCCTGGTCACCGATGTGGTGGTGCTGGGAATTCTGGTGATTGCCTTGATCGCGTTTGCCATGGAAATGGGCCTGCGCGCCCTGCAACGCAAACTGGTGCCGTGGCACGGCCAGGCCCACTGA
- the tauD gene encoding taurine dioxygenase, with protein sequence MSNLTIVPLSSALGAQISGIDVSQPLNQEQRDAIEQALLKHQVLFFRDQPITPQQQARFAANFGDLHIHPIYPNVPEQPEVLILDTAVTDVRDNAIWHTDVTFLPTPAMGAVLSAKLLPEFGGDTLWASGIAAYEALSAPMKSLLEGLTATHDFTRSFPQERYGNTPEALAQWEEARRKNPPLSHPVIRTHPVSGRRSLFVNEGFTSKINELSDAESEAILKFLFAHATRPEFTIRWRWQKDDVAFWDNRVTQHYAVDDYRPARRVMQRATVLGDVPFFR encoded by the coding sequence ATGAGCAACCTGACCATCGTCCCCCTCAGCTCGGCCCTCGGCGCCCAAATCAGCGGCATCGACGTCAGCCAGCCACTGAATCAGGAACAGCGCGACGCCATCGAGCAAGCGCTGCTCAAGCATCAAGTGCTGTTCTTCCGCGACCAGCCGATCACGCCGCAACAGCAGGCGCGATTCGCTGCGAATTTTGGCGATCTGCACATCCATCCGATCTACCCGAATGTGCCGGAACAGCCCGAAGTGCTGATCCTCGATACCGCCGTCACCGACGTGCGCGACAACGCAATCTGGCACACCGACGTGACCTTCCTGCCCACCCCGGCCATGGGCGCGGTGCTGAGTGCCAAGCTGTTGCCTGAATTTGGTGGCGACACGCTGTGGGCCAGTGGCATTGCGGCGTATGAAGCGTTGTCCGCGCCGATGAAAAGTTTGCTCGAAGGCCTGACGGCCACTCACGATTTCACCCGCTCGTTCCCCCAGGAACGTTATGGCAACACGCCTGAAGCACTGGCCCAGTGGGAAGAAGCACGCAGAAAGAATCCGCCGCTGTCGCACCCGGTGATCCGCACACACCCGGTGAGCGGGCGCCGCTCGTTGTTCGTCAATGAAGGCTTCACGTCGAAGATCAATGAGCTGTCGGACGCCGAGAGCGAAGCGATTTTGAAATTTCTGTTTGCTCACGCAACGCGGCCGGAATTTACGATTCGCTGGCGTTGGCAGAAAGATGACGTGGCGTTCTGGGATAACCGCGTGACACAGCATTACGCCGTGGATGACTACCGGCCGGCGCGGCGGGTGATGCAGCGGGCGACGGTGTTGGGGGATGTGCCTTTCTTTCGGTGA